Within Candidatus Woesearchaeota archaeon, the genomic segment AGTTTTACCATCCCACCAATCTCTTCGGTTGCTTTCGGCATGATGTCGGGGAGTTCAATGTTTAATTTCTTTATGTCGTCTAAGAATGCTTTTGTGTAGAATTCTGTGAAATCTTTTAGTGGCTTTTTCTCTTTTTGAGAGTCTCTTATCGTCTTATCGTCTACATCTGTTATGTTCATAACATGCTTTACTTTGTAGCCTTTGTATTTCAGGTAGCGCTTTAGGATGTCATAGCTGAGCATAGCGCGAAGGTTGCCGATGTGGACGTAGTTGTAGACGGCTTGCCCGAAAAATTCCTAATGTAACTTTTCGTTTGGCCCGCATGTGTACAACGTCACTTCGGCGTTATTTATTGGCTTAAACTCTTCTTTTTTCCTGGATAGTGTGTTATATAGTTTCAATACCATTTTTATTTATAATATACATTTTTATTTAAATATTTGTATAGTTGGATTTTTTTAGTTTCATATTTACCCGCTTCTTATTCAATCTTACAATTCTTCCGGGTGCTCCTGCCACAGTGCAGTCATCAGGCACATCATGATTTATTATGAAAGTTTCTGCTCCCACTTTTACATTATTACCTACCTGAATAGGGCCCAATAGGGTTGCAGCAGTGCCTAACATCACATTGTTGCCAATACTCGGATGTCTTTTTCCTATGTGCTTTCCTGTCCCGCCAAGAGTTACTTTATGAAACATTACACAATTTTTTCCAATCTCTGCAGTCTCGCCAATAACTATGCCTGCACCATGGTCAATAAATAACCCTCTGCCGATTACAGCTCCTGGATGTATCTCAATCTGCGTTAAGAAACGCATAATTTGAGATATCAGCCTCGCAATGAATCTTAATTTAATCTTATAAAGCGGATGGCTGATATATCTATGAATAACTATCGCATGCAAGCCGGGATATAGTATAGCTTCCAACCCCCTGGCAGCCGGGTCATTTTTGTAAATGCTTCTTAGGTCTTCGAGCATGTATATCACTTATTTGCTTATCACCTGTTTTTTTTTATAAAATAAGAAGGGAGCGCTGGGACTTGAACCCAGGAAAAGTCGCTTTCTTCCGCTTCACGGCTGCAGGTTCGGCATCGTAAGATTCGACCGCAGTAGCCGCTGTGCCACGCTCCCATAAATATG encodes:
- a CDS encoding serine O-acetyltransferase; protein product: MLEDLRSIYKNDPAARGLEAILYPGLHAIVIHRYISHPLYKIKLRFIARLISQIMRFLTQIEIHPGAVIGRGLFIDHGAGIVIGETAEIGKNCVMFHKVTLGGTGKHIGKRHPSIGNNVMLGTAATLLGPIQVGNNVKVGAETFIINHDVPDDCTVAGAPGRIVRLNKKRVNMKLKKSNYTNI